In a single window of the Streptomyces sp. NBC_00285 genome:
- a CDS encoding sensor histidine kinase translates to MRQDSATAARGTAAASSPGLADVWAHPLLGRMLRGQSARRRLDQRHPWLLDTTVVLVVALLSLPDLLSHSRRGPFGDTTDRGQFPTAVLVAFAVALVVPLWWRRRNPAVTYGIISAVSLTQWSLEVWQQTGMAGLVALYSLALHGSLRALGWAAALSAAQLTLAVWLLAPVEHPFLGLFFLLGTATAAIAIGLTLRIRRLYWAASEDRAKRLEIAHDQHVRLTSAAERARIAREMHDIVGHNLSVIVSVADGAATLATNRGETSADALRVLGDTGRQAMSELRRVLGVLREDQDEERLLSPQPGVRDLDPLLTRVRAAGLPVTYRTTGDLDALADGVQLTVYRIVQEALTNTLRHAGAGATADVTVAKDAGTVQIKVADTGVSDADAPSGEAGHGLVGIRQRAAMYGGTVTLGPHATGHGWLVDVVLDVPPGDHQP, encoded by the coding sequence ATGAGACAGGACTCCGCGACCGCCGCCCGGGGGACGGCTGCTGCGTCGTCACCCGGGCTCGCCGACGTATGGGCGCACCCGCTCCTGGGCCGCATGCTGCGCGGTCAGAGCGCCCGGCGCCGGTTGGACCAGCGGCATCCCTGGCTGCTCGACACCACGGTCGTACTCGTTGTCGCCCTGCTCAGCCTCCCCGACCTGCTCTCCCACAGCCGCCGCGGTCCGTTCGGGGACACGACGGACCGCGGCCAGTTTCCGACCGCGGTACTGGTTGCCTTCGCCGTCGCACTCGTCGTCCCGTTGTGGTGGCGTCGCAGGAACCCGGCCGTCACCTACGGGATCATCTCCGCGGTGTCCCTTACCCAGTGGTCGCTGGAAGTGTGGCAGCAGACCGGCATGGCCGGCCTCGTCGCCCTGTACAGTCTGGCCCTGCACGGATCACTGCGCGCGCTCGGCTGGGCCGCCGCTCTCAGCGCGGCCCAACTGACCCTGGCAGTCTGGCTTCTGGCCCCCGTCGAGCACCCGTTCCTGGGTCTCTTCTTCCTGCTGGGTACGGCGACAGCGGCCATCGCCATCGGCCTGACGCTGCGGATCCGCCGCCTCTACTGGGCGGCATCGGAGGACCGGGCCAAACGCCTTGAGATCGCGCACGACCAGCACGTCAGGCTCACCAGTGCGGCCGAACGCGCCCGTATCGCCCGCGAGATGCACGACATCGTCGGCCACAACCTCTCCGTCATCGTCAGCGTCGCCGACGGCGCCGCCACCCTCGCGACCAATCGCGGCGAGACGTCCGCCGATGCCCTGCGCGTCCTCGGCGACACCGGCCGCCAGGCGATGAGCGAACTCCGACGGGTTCTCGGCGTGCTGCGCGAGGACCAGGACGAGGAACGCCTCCTCAGCCCCCAGCCCGGCGTGCGTGACCTGGACCCGTTGCTGACGCGGGTACGCGCGGCGGGGTTGCCCGTGACCTACCGGACCACGGGGGACCTCGACGCCCTCGCCGACGGCGTTCAACTCACCGTGTACCGCATCGTCCAGGAAGCCCTCACCAACACCCTCAGACATGCCGGCGCAGGCGCCACGGCCGACGTCACCGTCGCCAAGGACGCCGGCACCGTGCAGATCAAGGTCGCCGACACCGGCGTGTCCGACGCGGATGCGCCGTCCGGCGAGGCGGGGCACGGCCTCGTCGGCATCCGCCAGCGTGCCGCCATGTACGGCGGCACGGTCACCCTCGGCCCGCATGCCACCGGCCACGGCTGGCTCGTCGACGTCGTCCTCGACGTACCCCCGGGAGATCATCAGCCATGA
- a CDS encoding ABC transporter permease: protein MTVTELSRPTAYRITGPRVLRAEWAKFWSLRSSWITLAVAVVLLIALGSIASATYSPDAVAQSGPSGPGSGDQDAISLALLGVTFASLAVGVLGVLLSAGEYTTGMIRSTLTAVPRRLPVLWSKAAVIGPVVLVLATLGALVAFQLGTLGLDGEKIAMSLDDAGVLRSLAGAGLYLALVAVTGVALGVMLRSSAGAIAVLVGVLLILPGLASLLPDSLYDNINPYFPSNAGSALYALHQSSDALSPGAGLAVFAGWAALSLAGAAWRLLKSDA from the coding sequence ATGACCGTCACCGAACTCTCCCGACCCACGGCCTACAGGATCACCGGTCCACGGGTGCTGCGCGCCGAGTGGGCCAAATTCTGGTCACTGCGCTCCAGTTGGATCACCCTCGCCGTCGCCGTGGTCCTGCTCATCGCCCTCGGCTCGATCGCCTCCGCCACCTACAGCCCCGACGCAGTCGCCCAGAGCGGGCCATCCGGGCCCGGATCCGGCGACCAGGACGCGATCAGCCTCGCCCTGCTCGGGGTGACCTTCGCGTCGCTGGCCGTCGGCGTGCTCGGCGTCCTGCTGTCGGCCGGCGAGTACACCACCGGCATGATCCGCTCCACCCTCACCGCCGTCCCCCGCCGTCTGCCTGTGCTGTGGTCCAAGGCCGCAGTGATCGGCCCTGTCGTCCTGGTCCTGGCCACGCTCGGCGCCCTGGTCGCGTTCCAGTTGGGCACACTGGGTCTGGACGGCGAGAAGATCGCCATGTCCTTGGACGATGCCGGTGTACTGCGCAGTCTGGCCGGTGCCGGCCTCTACCTCGCTCTGGTGGCCGTCACGGGGGTTGCTCTGGGGGTGATGCTGCGCTCCAGCGCCGGGGCGATCGCGGTCCTGGTCGGCGTCCTGCTCATCCTCCCGGGCCTGGCCTCTCTGCTTCCCGATTCCCTGTACGACAACATCAACCCCTACTTCCCCAGCAACGCGGGTTCGGCGCTGTACGCCCTGCACCAGTCCTCCGACGCCCTCTCCCCCGGGGCGGGACTCGCCGTCTTTGCCGGGTGGGCGGCCCTCAGCCTCGCCGGAGCGGCATGGCGGCTCCTCAAGAGCGACGCCTGA
- a CDS encoding RNA-guided endonuclease InsQ/TnpB family protein — protein MTVKQVKRAFKYRFHPTDVQAAELSRTFGCVRKVYNLALSARTEAWARQERVNYNQTSAMLTAWKRTEELAYLGEVSSVPLQQTLRHLQVAFTSFFGKQAQYPRFKSKKKSRRSAEYTTSGFRLREGRLTLAKMADPLDVVWSRPLPQGAQPSTVTVSQDAAGRWFVSLLCDDTNPPAPATTNTVGIDAGITSLLTLSTGEKITNPRHERKDRTRLARAQRELSRKAKGDGANRAKARRKVARVHARIADRRRDFLHKLTTRLVRENQTVVIEDLTVRNMVKNHTLARAISDASWRELRTMLEYKSDWYGRELVVVDRFFPSSKLCGVCGTIRAELPLNVRVWTCECGAVHDRDVNAANNLLAAGLAVSVWGAGVRPQRESSRTGQPAMKQKPPRREP, from the coding sequence ATGACCGTGAAGCAGGTGAAGCGGGCGTTCAAGTACCGCTTCCATCCGACGGATGTGCAGGCGGCTGAGCTGTCGCGCACCTTCGGATGCGTGCGGAAGGTCTACAACCTGGCACTGAGCGCCCGCACAGAAGCCTGGGCGCGGCAGGAGCGGGTCAACTACAACCAGACCTCCGCGATGCTCACCGCGTGGAAGCGGACCGAGGAGCTGGCCTACCTGGGTGAGGTGTCGTCGGTTCCGCTCCAGCAGACACTGCGCCATCTGCAGGTGGCGTTCACCAGCTTCTTCGGCAAGCAGGCGCAGTACCCGCGCTTCAAGTCGAAGAAGAAGTCCCGCAGGAGCGCGGAGTACACCACCAGTGGTTTCCGCTTGCGTGAAGGCCGGCTGACCCTCGCCAAGATGGCCGATCCGCTGGACGTGGTGTGGTCGCGGCCGCTGCCTCAGGGGGCGCAGCCGTCCACGGTGACGGTGTCCCAGGACGCGGCGGGGCGCTGGTTCGTGTCGCTGCTCTGCGACGACACGAACCCCCCGGCCCCGGCCACCACGAACACGGTCGGTATTGACGCGGGGATCACGTCCCTGCTGACGCTGTCCACCGGGGAGAAGATCACCAACCCGCGGCATGAGCGCAAGGACCGCACCCGGCTCGCCCGGGCCCAGCGGGAACTGTCCCGCAAGGCCAAAGGTGACGGTGCGAACCGGGCCAAGGCGCGCCGCAAGGTTGCCCGTGTCCATGCCCGGATCGCCGACCGGCGCCGGGACTTCCTGCACAAGCTGACCACTCGGCTCGTCCGTGAGAACCAAACGGTCGTGATCGAGGACCTCACCGTCCGCAACATGGTCAAGAACCACACACTCGCCCGCGCGATCTCCGACGCCTCGTGGAGAGAACTGCGGACGATGCTGGAGTACAAGAGCGACTGGTACGGGCGGGAACTGGTGGTCGTCGACCGTTTCTTCCCCAGCTCGAAACTGTGCGGTGTCTGCGGCACGATCCGGGCGGAGCTGCCGCTGAACGTCCGCGTGTGGACGTGTGAGTGCGGTGCGGTCCATGACCGGGACGTGAACGCGGCGAACAATCTTTTGGCCGCCGGGCTGGCGGTGTCTGTCTGGGGAGCTGGTGTAAGACCTCAACGGGAGTCCTCCCGGACGGGGCAGCCGGCGATGAAGCAGAAACCCCCACGGCGCGAGCCGTAG
- a CDS encoding ABC transporter ATP-binding protein, which translates to MIEARELTKRYGDKTVVDELSFTVKPGEVTGFLGPNGAGKSTTMRMVVGLDAPTKGSVTVNGTSYAKHTAPLHEIGTLLEAKSVHPGRSAFNHLMGLAYTHGIPRRRVDEVIELAGLTSVAGKRVGAFSLGMGQRLGIAAALLGDPAIVMLDEPVNGLDPEGVLWVRNLLRSLADEGRAVMLSSHLMSETALIADHLVIIGRGRLLADTTVDDFTQQASGGGVKVATTEATRLRSLLAGPDVTISSSAAEELLVSGRDAREIGLIAAEHGVALYELTPQAVSLEAAFMDLTRDVVEYQSHPAETGRKAAC; encoded by the coding sequence GTGATCGAAGCACGGGAGTTGACCAAGCGGTACGGCGACAAGACCGTCGTCGACGAGCTGAGTTTTACCGTCAAGCCTGGTGAGGTCACCGGCTTCCTCGGCCCCAACGGTGCCGGCAAGTCCACCACCATGCGCATGGTCGTGGGTCTGGACGCCCCCACCAAGGGCTCGGTGACCGTCAACGGCACGTCGTACGCGAAGCACACCGCACCACTGCACGAGATCGGCACCCTGCTGGAGGCCAAGTCGGTCCATCCCGGCCGCAGCGCGTTCAACCATCTGATGGGGCTCGCGTACACACACGGCATTCCGCGCCGCCGGGTGGACGAGGTCATCGAACTGGCCGGACTGACCAGCGTGGCCGGTAAGCGGGTAGGAGCCTTCTCGCTCGGCATGGGCCAGCGGCTGGGCATCGCAGCGGCTCTGCTCGGCGACCCGGCGATCGTCATGCTCGACGAACCGGTCAACGGCCTCGACCCCGAAGGCGTGCTGTGGGTACGCAACCTACTGCGCTCGCTGGCCGACGAGGGCCGCGCCGTGATGCTCTCCTCACACCTGATGAGCGAGACCGCGCTGATCGCCGACCACCTGGTGATCATCGGCCGTGGACGGCTGCTCGCAGACACCACCGTCGACGACTTCACCCAACAGGCGAGCGGCGGCGGTGTAAAGGTCGCCACCACCGAGGCCACCAGGCTGCGCTCGCTACTGGCAGGCCCGGACGTCACCATCTCCTCCTCCGCGGCCGAAGAACTCCTGGTGTCCGGACGCGACGCCCGGGAGATCGGGCTGATCGCGGCCGAACACGGGGTGGCACTGTACGAACTCACCCCGCAGGCCGTCTCGTTGGAGGCGGCGTTCATGGACCTGACCAGGGACGTCGTCGAGTACCAGAGCCATCCGGCAGAGACCGGGCGAAAGGCAGCCTGTTGA
- a CDS encoding fic family toxin-antitoxin system, toxin component: MILYVDESWVLEVAERAGHRDPAADDYGVPIAAVARHRGELLDTPVYDGAFTRAAALVHTLGRCRWLERSNLTVACAVAVMYLEASNIPVNPTREQLTALAHELNNPRCTAGRIASFLRTWKP, from the coding sequence GTGATCCTGTACGTCGACGAATCCTGGGTCCTCGAAGTGGCGGAGCGGGCCGGGCACCGTGACCCGGCCGCCGACGACTACGGCGTGCCCATCGCCGCCGTCGCCCGTCACCGCGGTGAACTCCTCGACACCCCCGTCTACGACGGGGCCTTCACGCGGGCCGCCGCTCTGGTGCACACCTTGGGCCGCTGCCGATGGCTGGAGCGCTCCAACCTCACCGTCGCCTGCGCCGTCGCTGTCATGTATCTCGAAGCCAGCAACATTCCCGTCAATCCGACCCGCGAACAGCTCACCGCACTCGCTCATGAGCTGAACAACCCTCGCTGCACCGCCGGACGGATCGCTTCTTTCCTGCGCACCTGGAAACCGTGA
- a CDS encoding MFS transporter yields the protein MPAPVSPLPAPPSDTATDDPPEQTVTGPGHRLRLTLLMAGACLPILGAVLIAPVLPQMQDHFADVPGANALVPMALTIPALSLALLAPFAGVLVDRLGRKRLLVVATVVYAVLGTAPLWLDSLVAIVAARALVGVTEAAIMTCCTTLLGDYYSGRQRDRYLAMQTMCAAISATAFFVLGGAAGSAGWRMPFWAYAVSLLLAPAMAAFLPPPRPHDTADGHSPAVPEPVAARPFPWRPLAGTCALTVFGAVLFYTVQVEMAYLLDDMGVSNTAVIGLAGAGSSAAIVIGAVVFTRSGRSPRDWLPTAFALCTLGFAVIWLAPDPVVLTLGAVINCLGGGIMLPSLLTLAMSQLDFADRGRGTGLWTGSFFLGQFICPLAVLALTSAVGTRANALGVLAVAGAAATVALGLAARRRRTQAALEPIRQPAG from the coding sequence ATGCCTGCACCCGTGTCCCCGCTCCCGGCCCCGCCCTCCGACACGGCCACGGACGACCCGCCCGAGCAGACCGTGACCGGCCCCGGCCACCGGCTTCGACTGACCCTCCTGATGGCCGGCGCCTGTCTGCCCATCCTGGGCGCCGTGCTCATCGCCCCCGTCCTGCCGCAGATGCAGGACCACTTCGCCGACGTGCCGGGCGCGAACGCCCTCGTCCCCATGGCACTGACGATCCCCGCCCTGTCACTGGCCCTGCTGGCCCCCTTCGCCGGCGTCCTCGTCGACCGACTCGGCCGCAAACGCCTGCTCGTCGTCGCCACCGTGGTGTACGCGGTCCTCGGCACCGCTCCCCTGTGGCTGGACTCCCTCGTCGCCATAGTCGCCGCCCGCGCCCTCGTCGGCGTCACCGAAGCCGCCATCATGACCTGCTGCACCACGCTCCTCGGCGACTACTACTCCGGCCGACAACGCGACCGCTACCTCGCGATGCAGACGATGTGCGCCGCGATCTCCGCGACCGCCTTCTTCGTCCTGGGCGGCGCGGCCGGATCGGCCGGCTGGCGCATGCCGTTCTGGGCCTACGCCGTGAGCCTGCTGCTCGCCCCCGCCATGGCCGCCTTCCTGCCCCCGCCCCGACCCCACGACACCGCGGACGGCCACTCCCCCGCCGTCCCTGAGCCGGTCGCCGCCCGCCCCTTCCCCTGGCGGCCACTGGCGGGCACCTGCGCGCTGACCGTCTTCGGCGCCGTCCTCTTCTACACCGTCCAGGTGGAGATGGCCTATCTCCTGGACGACATGGGCGTGAGCAACACCGCGGTGATCGGGCTGGCCGGCGCCGGCTCCAGCGCCGCGATCGTGATCGGCGCCGTCGTCTTCACCAGGTCCGGCCGCAGCCCCCGGGACTGGCTGCCCACCGCCTTCGCCCTGTGCACCCTCGGCTTCGCGGTGATCTGGCTCGCCCCCGATCCCGTCGTGCTGACCCTCGGCGCCGTCATCAACTGCCTGGGCGGCGGCATCATGCTGCCGAGCCTGCTCACCCTCGCCATGTCCCAGCTCGACTTCGCCGACCGCGGCCGCGGCACGGGCCTGTGGACGGGCTCCTTCTTCCTCGGCCAGTTCATCTGCCCGCTCGCGGTCCTCGCCCTCACCTCCGCCGTCGGCACCCGGGCCAACGCCCTGGGCGTACTCGCCGTCGCCGGGGCAGCCGCCACCGTGGCACTCGGCCTGGCCGCCCGACGACGCCGTACCCAAGCCGCCCTGGAACCGATCCGGCAGCCGGCGGGCTGA
- a CDS encoding LysR family transcriptional regulator, whose product MSLSGLDLNLVLSLRALLEERNVTRAGQRVGLSQPAMSAALARLRRHFDDDLISRSGRQYELTALGRALLDRTATACDLLDRLFTSRADFAPDSEAHEFTLLSSDYALSVFGAELARRVHAEAPGVRLRFQRTPGDVTEDTETMLSTADGLLMPHGVITGFPSVELFADRWVFLVAETNDEVGDHLTMDDLARLPWVVYQRAYDAPAARQLSMLGVEPRVEVFVDSFQALPFLVAGTRRIALVQQRLAERLSGVAAVRRMEAPYGAVPLHEALWWHPVHTHDAAHIWLRETAARVGAELAASEPGRPAPVPPSQPTAPRRPVHPGPG is encoded by the coding sequence GTGTCCCTCTCCGGCCTCGATCTCAACCTCGTCCTGTCCCTGCGCGCCCTGCTGGAGGAACGCAACGTCACCCGCGCCGGGCAACGCGTCGGACTCAGCCAGCCGGCGATGAGCGCCGCCCTGGCCCGCCTGCGCCGCCACTTCGACGACGACCTGATCTCACGCAGCGGCAGACAATACGAACTGACCGCCCTGGGCCGCGCCCTGCTGGACCGCACGGCAACCGCATGCGACCTGCTCGACCGACTCTTCACCAGCAGGGCCGACTTCGCCCCGGACAGCGAGGCGCACGAGTTCACCCTGCTCTCCTCCGACTACGCGCTCAGCGTCTTCGGCGCCGAACTCGCCCGGAGAGTGCATGCCGAGGCCCCGGGGGTGAGGCTGCGCTTCCAGCGGACGCCCGGCGACGTCACCGAAGACACCGAAACCATGCTCAGCACCGCCGACGGACTGCTGATGCCTCACGGTGTCATCACCGGCTTCCCCTCCGTGGAACTGTTCGCCGACCGCTGGGTCTTCCTCGTCGCCGAGACCAACGATGAAGTCGGCGACCACCTGACCATGGACGACCTGGCACGGCTGCCCTGGGTCGTCTATCAGCGGGCCTACGACGCTCCCGCCGCCCGACAGCTGAGCATGCTCGGTGTCGAGCCACGCGTGGAGGTCTTCGTCGACAGCTTCCAGGCACTGCCCTTCCTGGTCGCCGGAACCCGGCGGATCGCCCTGGTGCAACAGCGTCTGGCCGAGCGGCTGAGCGGAGTGGCCGCCGTACGCCGTATGGAAGCACCCTACGGAGCGGTCCCGCTCCACGAGGCACTGTGGTGGCATCCGGTGCACACCCACGACGCGGCCCACATCTGGCTGCGCGAGACCGCGGCCCGGGTGGGAGCGGAACTGGCGGCATCCGAACCCGGCCGCCCTGCCCCCGTTCCACCGAGCCAGCCGACGGCTCCCCGCCGGCCCGTCCATCCAGGCCCTGGATGA
- a CDS encoding fumarylacetoacetate hydrolase family protein, whose protein sequence is MKPAAASASFSGPFALGSLCAPDQAPFPALVIPGERVLDLRAALAEPALTTRQIFERWHELLPRLHELAADTAAGWQPLEGLRVQAPVEPRQIFQSGANYRQHVIDLEVAHRAPDDPRTVEEARAEIAAVMDRRAAEDLPYAFIGLPSAITGPYDDVVLPSWAEQPDWELELALVIGRPAQRVSVEDALDHVAGYTIANDLTDRATVFRRDMKAIGTDWLRSKNAPGFTPLGPWIVPAGSIADPSDLRVTLKLNGDTMQDESTKDMLFGVARLVSYISQTAQLLPGDLVLTGSPAGNGIHWGRLLRDGDVMEGSITGLGVQRTRCVAEAL, encoded by the coding sequence GTGAAACCCGCAGCCGCTTCCGCGTCCTTCTCCGGACCCTTCGCCCTCGGTTCACTCTGCGCCCCGGACCAGGCGCCCTTTCCCGCTCTCGTGATTCCGGGGGAACGCGTACTGGATCTGCGTGCCGCCCTCGCGGAGCCCGCCCTGACGACCCGGCAGATCTTCGAACGCTGGCACGAACTGCTCCCTCGCCTGCACGAACTCGCCGCCGACACCGCGGCCGGCTGGCAACCGCTGGAGGGCCTGCGCGTACAGGCCCCGGTCGAGCCCCGCCAGATCTTCCAGTCCGGCGCCAACTACCGGCAGCACGTGATCGACCTGGAGGTCGCCCACCGCGCCCCCGACGACCCTCGCACGGTCGAGGAGGCCCGTGCGGAGATCGCCGCGGTCATGGACCGCCGGGCCGCCGAGGACCTGCCGTACGCCTTCATCGGACTGCCGAGCGCGATCACCGGCCCCTACGACGACGTCGTGCTCCCGTCCTGGGCCGAACAGCCGGACTGGGAGCTGGAGTTGGCCCTCGTCATCGGCAGGCCCGCCCAGCGGGTGTCCGTCGAGGACGCCCTGGACCATGTAGCCGGGTACACCATCGCCAACGACCTCACGGACCGGGCCACGGTCTTCCGCCGGGACATGAAGGCCATCGGCACCGACTGGCTGCGCAGCAAGAACGCGCCCGGGTTCACCCCGCTCGGGCCGTGGATCGTGCCGGCCGGGTCCATCGCCGACCCCAGCGACCTGCGGGTCACCCTGAAGCTCAACGGCGACACCATGCAGGACGAGTCCACCAAGGACATGCTGTTCGGGGTCGCCCGGCTGGTGTCGTACATCTCGCAGACCGCCCAACTCCTGCCCGGCGACCTGGTGTTGACGGGCAGCCCGGCCGGGAACGGCATCCACTGGGGCCGGTTGCTGCGCGACGGCGACGTGATGGAGGGCTCCATCACCGGGCTCGGAGTGCAGCGCACGCGCTGTGTGGCGGAGGCGCTGTGA
- a CDS encoding cyclase family protein, which translates to MNRHDPGAATRHAPGVPNRHDPEGAIAEAAKAYSNWGRWGADDVLGTLNFLDGAKRREGAALVRRGVSFSLSQRFDMNGPQKGWRRRTNPVHTMLDTGTDAALGNQGFPHGIGGADDVIAMPLQCSTQWDGLGHIFDHGKAWNGRDAAATVTSEGDLVTGIEHMAPYVAGRGVLLDVGRVIGDERGELPDGFAITEEHLTATARAHGVAVGRGDLVVVRTGRLARARREGWGDYAGGDSPGLSFTTAGWLHASEIAAIATDTWGFEVRPNEFDAAFQPLHQVAIPNIGLLIGEMWDPDPLAEDCAADGVHEFWLTAAPLPITGAVGSPVNPVAVK; encoded by the coding sequence GTGAACCGCCACGACCCAGGCGCTGCGACGCGTCACGCCCCAGGCGTTCCGAACCGCCACGACCCCGAGGGCGCGATCGCCGAAGCCGCCAAGGCGTACTCCAACTGGGGGCGTTGGGGCGCGGACGACGTCCTCGGCACGCTGAACTTCCTGGACGGGGCCAAGCGCCGCGAAGGCGCGGCACTGGTCCGACGGGGCGTCAGCTTCTCGCTGTCGCAGCGGTTCGACATGAACGGCCCGCAGAAGGGCTGGCGGCGCCGCACCAACCCGGTGCACACCATGCTGGACACCGGCACCGACGCAGCCCTGGGCAACCAGGGCTTCCCGCACGGCATCGGCGGCGCCGACGACGTGATCGCGATGCCCCTGCAGTGCTCCACCCAGTGGGACGGGCTCGGGCACATCTTCGACCACGGCAAGGCGTGGAACGGCCGGGACGCCGCGGCCACGGTCACCTCCGAAGGCGATCTCGTCACCGGCATCGAGCACATGGCCCCGTACGTCGCGGGGCGGGGCGTCCTCCTCGACGTCGGACGGGTGATCGGCGACGAACGCGGAGAACTGCCGGACGGTTTCGCGATCACCGAGGAACACCTGACCGCGACGGCCCGGGCGCACGGTGTGGCCGTAGGGCGCGGTGACCTCGTCGTCGTCCGGACCGGGCGGCTGGCGCGCGCCCGCCGCGAGGGCTGGGGCGACTACGCGGGAGGCGACTCACCCGGACTGTCCTTCACCACCGCCGGCTGGCTCCACGCGAGCGAGATCGCCGCGATCGCCACCGACACCTGGGGCTTCGAGGTACGGCCGAATGAGTTCGACGCCGCCTTCCAGCCCCTGCACCAGGTCGCCATCCCCAACATCGGCCTGCTGATCGGCGAGATGTGGGACCCCGACCCCCTCGCCGAGGACTGCGCGGCCGACGGCGTCCACGAGTTCTGGCTCACCGCCGCGCCCCTGCCCATCACCGGAGCCGTCGGCTCCCCCGTCAACCCGGTCGCCGTCAAGTGA
- a CDS encoding FAD-dependent oxidoreductase, translating to MEATTPRRRVLVVGGGTSGNAVTVLLRRAGIDVDLVEARPDWNVRGSGITLQGNALRVLREIGVWDEVREQGFAFDSLGLTAPDGTVLHVGDVLRTGGDDLPATLGMQRPALQRILADAVRASGATVHLGTTAEILTQDDQAVTVRLSDGTQDRYDLVVAADGLHSATRAAIGIDAKPEPTGMSIWRVPAPRPAGVERSGLSHGGPCYIAGYTPTSTDTVYAYLVEPSRDRATIAPESYAREMRRLAEGYGGPWDEIRDAITDPAQVNYTCFDQMLVEGSWHRGRVVLVGDAAHCCPPTMAQGAAMALEDAWVLSRLLTSEAAWDGELLTRYYERRIDRARMVVEASVQIGQWQLDGVHGDVPGLIDATMTTLKELP from the coding sequence ATGGAAGCAACGACGCCAAGAAGGAGAGTCCTGGTCGTCGGAGGCGGCACCTCCGGCAACGCCGTGACCGTGCTGCTGCGCCGGGCCGGCATCGACGTCGACCTCGTCGAAGCCAGGCCGGACTGGAACGTACGCGGATCCGGCATCACCCTCCAGGGCAACGCCCTGCGCGTGCTGCGCGAGATCGGCGTCTGGGACGAGGTCCGCGAGCAGGGCTTCGCGTTCGACTCCCTGGGGCTCACGGCCCCCGACGGCACCGTGCTCCACGTCGGCGACGTCCTGCGCACCGGCGGCGACGACCTGCCCGCCACCCTGGGCATGCAGCGCCCGGCACTCCAGCGCATCCTCGCCGACGCCGTCCGGGCATCCGGGGCCACCGTCCACCTCGGCACCACCGCCGAGATCCTCACCCAGGACGACCAAGCGGTGACCGTGCGCCTCAGCGACGGCACCCAGGACCGCTACGACCTCGTCGTGGCCGCCGACGGCCTGCACTCCGCGACCCGCGCCGCCATCGGCATCGACGCCAAACCTGAGCCGACCGGCATGTCGATCTGGCGTGTCCCGGCACCCCGCCCGGCCGGCGTGGAGCGCAGCGGCCTCTCCCACGGCGGGCCCTGCTACATCGCCGGCTACACGCCCACCAGCACAGACACGGTCTACGCCTATCTGGTCGAGCCCAGCCGCGACCGCGCCACCATCGCGCCCGAATCGTACGCGCGCGAGATGCGCCGCCTCGCCGAGGGGTACGGCGGTCCCTGGGACGAGATCCGTGACGCGATCACCGACCCGGCCCAGGTGAACTACACCTGCTTCGACCAGATGCTGGTGGAGGGGTCCTGGCACCGGGGGCGGGTCGTCCTCGTCGGCGACGCCGCGCACTGCTGCCCGCCCACGATGGCCCAGGGCGCGGCGATGGCCCTGGAGGACGCCTGGGTGCTGAGCCGGCTACTGACCAGCGAGGCCGCGTGGGACGGGGAACTGCTCACGCGCTACTACGAGCGGCGGATCGACCGGGCCCGCATGGTCGTCGAGGCATCCGTGCAGATCGGGCAGTGGCAGCTCGACGGAGTCCACGGTGACGTTCCCGGCCTGATCGACGCCACCATGACCACGCTCAAGGAGCTGCCGTGA